CCACAAGCAAATACTATGCTGAATGGAATATCAAGATCTGTGATACTCAGATCAGATGAAACCTAAACATGAAACAATACAGTACATAAAGCTATTAGTATCTTTTATGCCTCATAGTCTATACTTCATAAACCACAGTTTCTATTTGAAATACATACACGACTAAGTATCCTTCCCAGAGGTGTTGAGTCATAGAATGACATGGGTGCACGAAAAAGGGAGTTTAGTAGTTGTGAGAACAACGACTTTGATGTCTCAAGACCCCCAACAACTGCTGCAAGGGATctaaacagaaaaataaatgTTGCGGAGAATCCAATCGATAAGTAAACCACAAGCAACCGCAATGTGCTAATACTCGGATTATCAACATTAGCAGCCATCCAAGAGTTCTGTGCAATCTGACTCATAATAAAAGTGAAGTGGAGACAAACGGCAATTGAGAAGTACAAGAACCCTTTGTTCTGTTTCAGATACAGTATGTATGGCTTAAAACCTGTGTCtcctgtttctctctcttctagttTAATCAATTGGTcacctttgttttcttttaatggCTTCTCAACATAGCTCTTCTTAATCTCTCTAGATAATATTCCAGAATTTTGAGCAGAAGTGACATCTGAAAGCCTTTCGGAACCAGCAGTTTCTTTGTGTGCATTGACAAGGTCCTGGAATTCTTGGCTTAAAGCCAATAGATGCTGATAAGGAGCTGCTTGTAGGATCTCCCCATCCATCATCAACTGTTAACAAAATTCAATTTAAAATCATTGCATTCGCCAACATCTCTGCTAATGATAACATGCATGAATAACACAGAACATGCAGGACACGACTAGCCCTCAACAACTAATATATTGATTTTGCATACAAAAGATTTAGAGTTAGAGAAGACTGACCAAAACGAAATCAAATGCAGGCAGGAAATCAACTTGATGGGTCACAAGTAGTACTGTCTTGCCTGAAAGTGCTTCCATTACATATTCCTGCCAATGTACAAGTTAGCTTTCAGTATAAGCAATAAGTAAATCAAAGAAGGCACAGCCAAAGTTTGGAAAGTAAATTTACATTAAATAAGTTTGTGGCAGTATGCGCATCAACGGCACTGAATGGATCATCCAAGAGATATATATCAGCATCCTGATAGAGAGCGCGTGCAAGTTGGATCCGCTGCTTCTGACCTCCACTTAGATTCACCCCTCTCTCCCCTATTTCAGTAAGGTCATCATAGGGAAGCAGCTCAAGGTCCTTTACTAGTGAGCATCTCTCAAGAGTCTCTCGGTATCTCTGACTATCCATACAAGAACCAAAGAGAATATTTTCTTGTATAGTTCCTGACTGGATCCATGCTGTTTGAGAAACATAGGCAATCTTCCCATAAACTTGAATCTGAAAGTCAATAAAGAAAATGCTATGGTTATATTTACGTATATTGTTCTTTTTAAGGATATTGACAACTAGATTGACTCCATTTAGAAAGATTGATATGCTAACAGAACAGAGAAAAGTAGCAACTTACATTTCCTTGCACATTTGGAATTTCTCCAAGAATTGCAGCTAGAAGACTTGATTTTCCTGAGCCGACTTCACCACATATAGCCACCTTTTCACCAGGTCTAACCTCTAAATTTATATTTCTCAGTATGGACTTCGATAAATTCTCTTCCCATGAAAAATTAGCTGACTTAATTTCAATGGAGTTAGCTACATTCTTCATGTTGCACTTCCGGACATTTGAAGTTTGCAGCTCAGGTGCCTCAAGGAATTTCACAATACGACCAAATGCAACCTTGGCTTGAATGACAACCGCAAAAACATCAGGTATGGTTCGAATGGGGTCCTGAACAAGTCTCAAAGTTGAGATAAAAGTGAAAACGTTGTTCGCATGTAACGGAATTTTGAGAAAATAGCATGCCCCAAATGTTGCAGTAGAGACCAAAACAGGAGTTGACCAAAATAGATAAGTACTATATGCTCTTCTTAACAGCATTGCAGATAACCATTTGTGCTCCTCCTTCCTTAACTTTTCTATTGCCTTCTTGAAATGTGTTTCCCATGCATATAACTTTAAGACCTTCATGTTCACTAGAGCCTCAGAACTAGCCTTGAGCCTTTCATCTTGTGCCTTCATAAGCTTACTCTGGAACTTATGTTGTAGCTTAGCAACTGGAGCATTGCAAATCACACTCAAAAGTATCACCACCAAGGCTGCAAATGTAGCTAGGCCGACTGCACGGAAAAGAATTACCAAAGAAAAACAGAGCTGGACGCTAGTAGTCCAAGTCTGAtggaaccaaaatggaaactctcCAATCCTATAAGCATCCACAGTAACATAATTCATGATCTCACCACCTGAGTGTGTCAACTTAGCAGCATTAGATAATGTCAATTGCTTTTTGTAAATGGCTGCTGTCAGCAAAGACCTAACTTTCAAACCAATAAGCCTGCACCTGAAGTACCACTGCCTTTGTGACAAGGATTCAATGGTTTTCGACACAAAAAGTGCTCCGGCTAACAGATAACCTTCGTGCTCGAAACTTTCATTTCCCTCCGCAACCAAAATGAAGGCATTGAGAAGCAAAGGACCAGCACAAATAGTGAGTATCTTCAGCAAAGCAAAGAAACCAGATAGTAAAATCTCCTTCCGGTGGCATAGGATTATAGTCTTTAATACTGATGGCTGGGAAGATGGCTCAATTTGTTTCTGCTTGCTCAGTTGCTCCAAGAACATCGAATAGCAACTTTCTGCTCTATCTTCCTTGCGCAACTTCGGTATATCTTCATCCTCCAGAGTTTTCTCCCTACCTCTCTTCATCAATGAATTTAACCACCAAAATGACATTTTACTTAACAATCCAGCTTTGCTAAATGGGGTTGCATGATCATTACCTTTACTAATACCATTGGACTCACCATTGAGAGGGGCATAAAGGCCATTGTCACTGATCTCATCACCATCTTCATACTTATACCCCTTGAAAACACATAGCAGCAACAATGCTGCTCCTGGGAAAGTCAGGATATCTAGTACTATCTTAAATGACATTTCATTTCTGAAAATGACAGCGAAGAGCGATAGAGCAAAGACAACTCCAGAGAACAAAAAAGCAAGGATGCACAACAGTCTTGAAGGTTGTCTTGGAAGTTGCTGCACCCTGATGCTTAGAGTTAAGCTCAAAACCAACCATGTGAAGCCTTGAAATAGACCAAGTAACCACCAATTCAAAGGCAAAGCTGTATGTGTATTCCTCAGCTTCTCTTCTAAATTCCAGGCTCCCAAGCACAAGTACACAAATCCAAGACCGCCATTGAAAATGGCCGAGACTATTTGCCAACTCGAAAAGCCTAGAAATCGTGCTGGAACATGAACTCTTTTTGATGACTTGATAAACATACTGAACAAGAGCACCACAAGAAGAACTATGTCTAGGAAAATTATCAAAGCGTGATTAATGCATGAAGAAGGATGAACCAGAAACCGAAAACTCAAACCCTCAGAACCTCCAGATTCCCCACAAAATCCACTCCATAAGTCCTCCATCATCCTTTTCAGTTACTATAGACCTCTAGTGCTCTTCTTACTCTGCATAGTATGCAACACAAGAAAATACACCAAAGAAAATTTGCATGACAAACTCAAAACTaccaaaacaacccagaaagcATGAAAGCTTGTTATCAAAACTAAAACCAAAGAGCATCAAAGACAGTATCGTTTTATCATAATGAGTAGAGAAATGTCAAGAGCATACCAAAGAGAACTGGCCCAAGAGAACAGAAGGTCATCTCTCTTAGGCCACACAAAGCAGCAGTAGCAGCAGAAAGTCAGAAACTATGATTCTACTACGTAACCCAATTTATCACTCAGCAAACTCTCTGACCTCAACAGCTCTACCGCTCAGAAATTCAACCATCCGCTACAAATGAGGAAGAAAACCCAGATCAGTaacttattataaaaaaaagttCCACAATACACACGTGAAAATGAGTTAAGATCCAGTCGgcatttaaatacaagaaaaacaaaacttgcttttgttttgtacCAATAATTACAGCAACATGACAATATGGCAAAGCACTCAAAACGAATCAAACGACTTGACAATATGGTAATACACAAATAACACAACTAGTTGAGAAGTGGGTGTCCTTATTACCAGAAATGCCACTATTATGCTTCAGCTTGACAACCAAGTTTTCAGTAGTCAAAGAATTTACGTCTTGAACTAGTATTTTTTAATGAGAGAGAACAAATCCATCCCCCGGatttattaaaaaagaagaaagaaaaaatgactaACTAGAGAGGGGAGGACATGAAACCTAACTTGAAAGACTACTAGTAAATTTCTATGTAATTTAAGAAGAAATAAGAAGAAATGTGTGAGGGGACAATCATTTCACCAAACATGTGAGGGCCAATAACGAATCAAATTGTTGAAGAGGATCTCAGTTTTTTGGCTCATGCAAAACAATTAATTGTTATTGGGTCCAGAGGCTGATCGATCATGACACGGATTGGTGAATAGGGTCTGGGTTTGTGGCCATGCGTTGCTGTTTTAGTCATAAAGAGCTTGTACTCTAGTGAGTCGCCGATGTGGACAAAACTGGAAAGCGACGATGATCCGGGTCGGAATCACAAATGGCGTCATGGCCTACGTATGTCCCGGCATTTATACGTCatattctctcttttctctgcaAATTATGTCTCGAAAATATGCAGGGTCTCAAATGATGTAATAGACAGAGTGGTTCGAGAAGCATTCACCGTGGTTAAAAACTTGTTCTAGTGAGGAGGTGCAACCTCAGTTTTGATAGAATGGAGTCTCTAATCACTTGCTTAATATATATGTTAGCTCAGTTAATTCACGCATAATACTTTCGATCAAGGGGGCATGATACTCGTATTATATTTGTAGGACTATGTAATGTTTCAAAAATACTTTTACATTTTTCATTCTTCATCATGGTTCTTGATACGTAAAATTAAATGATACAATACAATTCATCATGGATACACTATATACTGGAGATTACATTGTTTTTGGTGACTGATTATGAGCTGATATATAAGTGATTTGAGTTTCTAACTAGCAATGATCTCTGCTAAGAGCCGATTATTTGTCATCGGCCTTGTAGGAATGAGGTAGTGACTACTCGCAAGTCGCAACCTTCTTCAAACAACCCAGAATATGATCTCCTAATCCTCAGGTTGCTCGCCATTCCTCTCCCAGCCTCGCTTTTTCAATCGAGCAATTGCTGTTATAGTTTACATTGATCCTGCTTCCTGGTTTACCATATATAGCAGAAAGGGTCCATAAGAAATATTGTCGCGTTCAATGTGATTCTGCAGACTGAAGATGAGACCAGTATTCCTTGACAAGCTGCCCGAATAGTGAGCCTTCTCTTTTCATTAGGTTCATTGGCTCATCATACTCCACTATTTTCCCTGCAATGATTTACAACATTCGCAGTCGCTATCAGTAATAggtaaatagacattgtgtttCTTTAGCTGTGCATTAAACCAATGAAACTTACCGTCACTAATGGCAAGGACCATTGTGCAATCCATCACAGTCGGTATCCTGTGAGCTACTGTAATAACTGTACAATCTGCAAATTCAGTCCGTATAGTCTTCTGTAAAATCATATCAGTTGCATTGTCGATGGAAGCTGTTGCTTCATCAAGCACCAATACCCGACTTCTCCTCAAAAGAGCACGGCCCAAACAGAACAACTGCCTTTGCCCCATGCTCCAGTTTGATCCATCTTCCACAACTGAAGGAGGCAAATAGGTCATCACTTAATGTTGCTGATCACAATTTCAAAAGCAAAACTGATACACCAAAACCTTACCTAAAGAGTCTAAGCcgccttctttttcttgaacaGCCTCCCGAAGCTGACACTTCCCAAGAACCTTCAAAATTTCCTGATTAGAATAATCAACCAAGAAGGAATACAGAAAACAAGCAAAATAATTTTGAGTAATACCTCCCATATTTCATGGTCTTTATGTTGATATAAGGGATCCAAATTGTATCTCACAGTCCCATTGAAGAGAGTAGGGTCTTGAGGTATTATTCCAAATCTTGACCTCAGATCGTGAAGTCCTATAGTAGAGATGTCAATGCCATCGACTATAACCTTCCCTCCGGCTGGCTCTACCAGACGAAATAGAGCACCGATTAGTGTAGACTTCCCACTGCCTGTCCGGCCAACAATACCAATCTTATGTCCTCCTTCAAAAACACAACTGATCCCTCGAAGAACAAGTGGTGTGTCATCCCTATATCTTATCTGTTTTTACATCAAATAAGTCTCAGTAACCTTCGTCAACATAAACGATTGGTTTTCAATGCTAAAGACACCAGTTTTACCTGCAAATTTTGtatttccacttttcctacaaCAGGCCAGTTGGGAGGTGGACGGTTTCCCTCTATAACTTCAGGGGCTTCGCTTGGTACATGTGTGTATTGATTTAGTCTTTCAACCGAAATTATGTAATTTGCTATAGTGCACTGGTTTTGAATTGAATAGATCAATGACATGTTTAATGAAAGACCATAAGAAAGCGCCATTCCAATAAACCCTGCAGTTACGTAGCAATTTATATAAGAATAATAACTATAAGTCCAATCACTGGCTTCCAGAAAAATTTAGGAAAACTTACCAGAGCTAAAAGTTCCAGTTGGAAGCAAAACCATACAGAGTGCTGCAGAGGCGAGAACTGCTGCGCAAATTATTTCTAACCGTTGAATCAACCACTCATTTGCTGCAAAGCTATGAAAAAATGGGCTAGCATTTGTGTCAATGAGGTGAAAATTCTTTGCCAAGAAGCGCTCTTCTTCATTGAAAGCTCTTATTGTAATGGCGCCTGATACAGACTCTGCTAGATGATTTGCTACAAAAGACTTGGTTGTTCCATTGATCCTCATCAACTCCTTTGCAGTGGAAAAGTAATATTTCTGAAAGGAAGACATACTGTGTCATATAAAGAAGTTTCCACGAAAAAGAACATGCTTTGCTCCTTCAATTTCAAATTCCAACAAGATATAAAAGAAGCTCAAATAGCATACCTGTAGCTGAATTGCCAGAAAGACCATTGGTATGGAAACAAACAGGACTTGCCATGTAACAGCAGCTAGTACTCCAAGATTGGAGTAAGCATTTATGGTAGCTCCACAAGCAAAGACCAGGCTGAATGGAATATCAAGATCTACGATACTTAGATCAGATGAAACCTAAACAATCAAAATgcagtacataaaacaattaGGTTCTTTTAAGTCCGCAGTCTATAATTAAAGTTCCTAGTTAAAATGCATACCCGACTTAGTATCCTTCCCAGAGGCGTTGAGTCATAGAAAGACATGGGTGCACGAAATAGAGAGTTTAGTAGCTGAGAAAATAAAGACTTTGATGCCTCAAGACCCAAAACAACTGTTAACAGAGATCTGAACAGCAAAATAAATGTTGCAGAAAATCCAATCGACAGGTAAACCACGATCAATTGCAATGAGCTAACATTGGGATTATCAACATTAGCAGCCATCCAAGAGTTCTGTGCTATCTGACTAATAACAAATGTCAGGTGTAAAAGAACAGCGGCTGAGAAGTACAAGACCCCTTTGTTCTGTCTCAGATACTGTTTGTATGGCCTCAAACCAGTGTCtcctgtttctctctcttctatcttAATCAACTGGTCACCTTTGTTTCCTTTCAATTTCTTCTCTACATAAGCCTTCTTAATCTCTCTGGATGATGTTCCAGAATTTTGGACAGAAGGGACATCTGCAAGCCTTTCAGAACCAGCAGTTTCTTTGTGTGCATTGACAAGGTCCTGAAACTCTTGGCTCGAGGCCAATAACTGATAATAAGGAGCTGCTTCAAGGATTTCCCCATCCAACATCAACTGTGAACAATATTTAACATGAAATTATTGTCTTGGACCAATAGCTTCTACTAATCGTAATCTTCAACAAATTAAACATAGAACAAAAAATGACTAGCCTTTGACGATATATAAATTTCAATTAAATTGATTCAAGCATAAGAGTAATAGATTTTAGAGAAAAATAGCTTGGATTTGAAATTAGAGTATTAGACTAACCAAGACTGAATCAAATGCAGGCAGGAAATCAACTTGATGGGTCACAAGTAAGACTGTCTTCCCTGAAAGTGCTTCCATAACATATTCCTGCCAATGTGAAAGTTAGCTTTCACCAAAAGCCAGAAGTACTTAATCAAAAGGGAAAGTGACAAGGTGTAGTTACATTAAATAGGTTAGTAGCAGTATGTGCATCAACAGCACTAAATGGATCATCCAAGAGATATATGTCAGCATTCTGATAGAGAGCACGAGCAAGTTGAATCCGCTGCTTCTGACCACCACTTAGATTGACCCCTCTCTCCCCTATTTCAGTGAGATCACCATAGGGCAGTAACTCAAGGTCCTTTACAAGTGAACATCTCTCAAGTGTTTCTCGGTATCTTTCACTATCCATAGCAGAACCAAATATAATATTCTCCTGTATTGTCCCTGTCTGGATCCATGCTGTTTGAGAAACATATGCAATCCTCCCAAAAACTTGAATCTGAAAGTCAATAAAGAGTACTTTACAATGTTTATCTatttttcaagaaaataaaagactagATTGACTGCATTCAGAGATGTCACTGTGATAATAGAATACAAGCCTGTGGGAATTGCAAAGGGAAAGAAATATAGCAACTTACAGTTCCTTCAACATTTGGAATTTCTCCGAGAATTGCAGCTAGGAGGCTTGATTTTCCTGAGCCAACTTCTCCACATATAGCCACCTTCTGACCAGGGCTAACCTCTAAATTTATATTTCTCAGTGTGGCCTTTGATAAATTATCCCATGAAAA
This portion of the Rosa chinensis cultivar Old Blush chromosome 1, RchiOBHm-V2, whole genome shotgun sequence genome encodes:
- the LOC112182446 gene encoding ABC transporter C family member 10 codes for the protein MMEDLWSGFCGESGGSEGLSFRFLVHPSSCINHALIIFLDIVLLVVLLFSMFIKSSKRVHVPARFLGFSSWQIVSAIFNGGLGFVYLCLGAWNLEEKLRNTHTALPLNWWLLGLFQGFTWLVLSLTLSIRVQQLPRQPSRLLCILAFLFSGVVFALSLFAVIFRNEMSFKIVLDILTFPGAALLLLCVFKGYKYEDGDEISDNGLYAPLNGESNGISKGNDHATPFSKAGLLSKMSFWWLNSLMKRGREKTLEDEDIPKLRKEDRAESCYSMFLEQLSKQKQIEPSSQPSVLKTIILCHRKEILLSGFFALLKILTICAGPLLLNAFILVAEGNESFEHEGYLLAGALFVSKTIESLSQRQWYFRCRLIGLKVRSLLTAAIYKKQLTLSNAAKLTHSGGEIMNYVTVDAYRIGEFPFWFHQTWTTSVQLCFSLVILFRAVGLATFAALVVILLSVICNAPVAKLQHKFQSKLMKAQDERLKASSEALVNMKVLKLYAWETHFKKAIEKLRKEEHKWLSAMLLRRAYSTYLFWSTPVLVSTATFGACYFLKIPLHANNVFTFISTLRLVQDPIRTIPDVFAVVIQAKVAFGRIVKFLEAPELQTSNVRKCNMKNVANSIEIKSANFSWEENLSKSILRNINLEVRPGEKVAICGEVGSGKSSLLAAILGEIPNVQGNIQVYGKIAYVSQTAWIQSGTIQENILFGSCMDSQRYRETLERCSLVKDLELLPYDDLTEIGERGVNLSGGQKQRIQLARALYQDADIYLLDDPFSAVDAHTATNLFNEYVMEALSGKTVLLVTHQVDFLPAFDFVLLMMDGEILQAAPYQHLLALSQEFQDLVNAHKETAGSERLSDVTSAQNSGILSREIKKSYVEKPLKENKGDQLIKLEERETGDTGFKPYILYLKQNKGFLYFSIAVCLHFTFIMSQIAQNSWMAANVDNPSISTLRLLVVYLSIGFSATFIFLFRSLAAVVGGLETSKSLFSQLLNSLFRAPMSFYDSTPLGRILSRVSSDLSITDLDIPFSIVFACGATMNAYCNLGVLTVVTWQVLFVSIPMVYVAIQLQKYYFSTAKELMRINGTTKSFVANHLAESVSGAVTIRAFSEEERFSAKSFHLIDTNASPYFHSFSANEWLIQRLEIISASVLASAALCMVLLPHGTFTSGFIGMALSYGLSLNVSLINSIQNQCTIANYIISVERLNQYMHIPSEAPEVIEGNRPPANWPVVGKVEIQNLQIRYRDDTPLVLRGISCVFEGGHKIGIVGRTGSGKSTLIGALFRLVELTGGKIIVDGIDISTIGLHDLRSRFGIIPQDPTLFNGTVRYNLDPLSQHSDQKIWEVLGKCQLREAVEEKEKGLDSLVVDDGSNWSMGQRQLFCLGRALLRRSQVLVLDEATASIDNATDTILQKTIRTEFEACTVITVAHRIPTVMDCTMVLAISDGKIVEYDEPMRLMNREGSLFGQLVKEYWSHLQSAESH
- the LOC112182455 gene encoding ABC transporter C family member 10, which encodes MMEDLWVLYCGESAPSNFDFLGHPSSCTNHLLIICLDIVLLVLLLFTMFHKSSSSKSAHIPARFRGFSSLQIVSAIVNGCLGFVYLCLGTWILVQKLRDSGSALPLNWWLLTLFQGITWLLVSLSLSIRGKLLARQPSRLLSILAFLFSGIVCALSLFAAIFGKEISVKIVLDILSFPGAALLLFCVYKGYIHEEGDESLNGNGLYAPLYGESNVTSKGEDHVTPFAKAGFFSKMSLWWLNSLMKKGREKTLEDEDIPKLREEDQAESCYLLFLEQLSKQKEIDPSSQPSVLKTIIICHWKEILLSGFFALLKIVTLSAGPLLLNAFILVAEGNESFKYEGYVLAITLFFSKTIESFSQRQWYLRCRLIGLKIRSLLSAAIYKKQLRLSNAAKLTHSGGEIMNYVTVDAYRIGEFPFWFHQTWTTSLQLCFALVILFRAVGLATFASLVVIVLTVVCNAPLAKLQHRFQSKLMVAQDERLKACSEALINMKVLKLYAWETHFKNAIEKLRKEEHKWLSAVQLRKAYNTYLFWSSPVLVSAATFGACYFLGIPLHANNVFTFVATLRLVQDPIRSIPEVIGVVIQAKVAFERIVKFLEAPELHSSNVRKCNMKNVAHSIVIKSASFSWDNLSKATLRNINLEVSPGQKVAICGEVGSGKSSLLAAILGEIPNVEGTIQVFGRIAYVSQTAWIQTGTIQENIIFGSAMDSERYRETLERCSLVKDLELLPYGDLTEIGERGVNLSGGQKQRIQLARALYQNADIYLLDDPFSAVDAHTATNLFNEYVMEALSGKTVLLVTHQVDFLPAFDSVLLMLDGEILEAAPYYQLLASSQEFQDLVNAHKETAGSERLADVPSVQNSGTSSREIKKAYVEKKLKGNKGDQLIKIEERETGDTGLRPYKQYLRQNKGVLYFSAAVLLHLTFVISQIAQNSWMAANVDNPNVSSLQLIVVYLSIGFSATFILLFRSLLTVVLGLEASKSLFSQLLNSLFRAPMSFYDSTPLGRILSRVSSDLSIVDLDIPFSLVFACGATINAYSNLGVLAAVTWQVLFVSIPMVFLAIQLQKYYFSTAKELMRINGTTKSFVANHLAESVSGAITIRAFNEEERFLAKNFHLIDTNASPFFHSFAANEWLIQRLEIICAAVLASAALCMVLLPTGTFSSGFIGMALSYGLSLNMSLIYSIQNQCTIANYIISVERLNQYTHVPSEAPEVIEGNRPPPNWPVVGKVEIQNLQIRYRDDTPLVLRGISCVFEGGHKIGIVGRTGSGKSTLIGALFRLVEPAGGKVIVDGIDISTIGLHDLRSRFGIIPQDPTLFNGTVRYNLDPLYQHKDHEIWEVLGKCQLREAVQEKEGGLDSLVVEDGSNWSMGQRQLFCLGRALLRRSRVLVLDEATASIDNATDMILQKTIRTEFADCTVITVAHRIPTVMDCTMVLAISDGKIVEYDEPMNLMKREGSLFGQLVKEYWSHLQSAESH